Proteins from one Laribacter hongkongensis DSM 14985 genomic window:
- a CDS encoding ABC transporter ATP-binding protein, producing MADIPAFAVSNLTVAIGRKTVLHDVSLTLPAGRLSALLGPNGAGKTTLLRQLAGLSPARSGTVHCQGRPLAGLSGCQRARQVAYVPQHVPAGLPLTVREFVALGRVPHLGPFSRLTGSDRQAVETAIETVELVSDAGKRLDALSGGERQRAAIARALAQEAPVLLLDEPTNHLDLRHQHRLQTLLASLCRQGKTVVEVLHDLTLAANYADHAALFADGRLVAAGAPPAVLQADTLSQVYRWPVRLHAHEGRWLVDTPAALPA from the coding sequence ATGGCTGACATTCCGGCATTTGCGGTCAGCAACCTGACCGTCGCCATCGGACGCAAGACTGTCCTGCACGATGTCTCGCTGACACTGCCGGCCGGCCGCCTGTCGGCCCTGCTCGGCCCCAACGGCGCGGGCAAGACCACGCTGCTGCGCCAGCTGGCCGGCCTGTCGCCCGCCCGCTCGGGCACGGTGCACTGCCAAGGCCGGCCGCTGGCCGGACTCAGCGGCTGCCAGCGCGCCCGGCAGGTGGCCTATGTGCCGCAGCATGTTCCGGCCGGCCTGCCGCTGACCGTGCGCGAATTCGTCGCCCTCGGCCGGGTGCCGCATCTGGGGCCGTTTTCCCGCCTGACCGGCAGCGACCGGCAAGCGGTGGAAACCGCCATCGAAACCGTGGAACTGGTGTCCGATGCCGGCAAGCGGCTGGATGCCCTGTCGGGCGGCGAACGCCAGCGGGCGGCGATTGCCCGGGCGCTGGCGCAGGAAGCGCCGGTGCTGCTGCTGGACGAACCGACCAATCACCTGGACCTGCGCCACCAGCACCGCTTGCAGACCCTGCTGGCCAGCCTGTGCCGGCAGGGCAAGACCGTGGTGGAGGTGCTGCACGACCTGACGCTGGCCGCCAATTACGCCGACCACGCGGCCCTGTTTGCCGACGGCCGGCTAGTGGCAGCCGGTGCACCGCCCGCAGTGCTGCAAGCCGACACGCTGTCGCAGGTCTACCGCTGGCCTGTCCGCCTGCATGCCCACGAAGGACGCTGGCTGGTGGATACACCGGCCGCCCTGCCCGCCTGA
- a CDS encoding sigma-54-dependent transcriptional regulator: protein MPDARIWLVEDDPIVRKACAQTLTLAGWQVAAFADAESALAAFAAGPPAVVVSDVRLPGVDGLVFLRSLLQRDAALPVILMTGHGEISLAVEAMQDGAYDFIEKPFAADRLVDATRRALEKTRLSRENHALRSALVASVTQPLTGQSAAIETLRQLIASLAPSRVDVLVMGETGTGKEVVARALHQASGCRGPFVALNCAALPESMFESEMFGHEAGAFTGAGKRRIGKIEYADGGTLFLDEIESLPLNLQAKLLRVLQERTVERLGSNESRQLDLRVVAATKCDLAELAARGGFRADLYYRLHVAMLTLPPLRERKDDIEALMTAFIQDAAGRFGRQPPPCTAADWQGWLAHDWPGNVRELKHTAERFVLGLCPPGPAGGSSAGENGERSLAERVDDFERELIRATLDRCGGQVSQTAQQLNVPRKTLYDKMTRLGIVPESFRR, encoded by the coding sequence ATGCCTGACGCGCGCATCTGGCTGGTCGAAGACGACCCGATCGTACGCAAGGCCTGTGCCCAGACGCTGACACTGGCAGGCTGGCAGGTTGCGGCATTTGCCGATGCCGAATCGGCACTGGCAGCGTTTGCCGCCGGGCCGCCGGCCGTGGTGGTCAGCGACGTGCGCCTGCCCGGCGTGGACGGCCTCGTTTTCCTGCGCAGCCTGTTGCAGCGTGATGCAGCCCTGCCGGTCATCCTGATGACCGGTCACGGAGAGATTTCCCTGGCGGTCGAAGCCATGCAGGACGGGGCGTACGACTTCATCGAAAAGCCCTTTGCCGCCGACCGGCTGGTCGACGCCACCCGGCGGGCACTGGAAAAAACCCGCCTGAGCCGGGAAAACCACGCCCTGCGCTCGGCCCTGGTCGCCAGCGTCACCCAGCCCCTGACCGGCCAGTCCGCTGCCATCGAAACCCTGCGCCAGCTGATTGCCTCGCTGGCGCCCAGCCGGGTGGACGTGCTGGTGATGGGCGAAACCGGCACCGGCAAGGAAGTGGTGGCGCGTGCCCTGCACCAGGCCAGCGGCTGCCGCGGGCCGTTCGTGGCACTCAACTGCGCCGCGCTGCCCGAGAGCATGTTTGAAAGTGAGATGTTCGGCCACGAGGCCGGGGCCTTTACCGGTGCCGGCAAGCGGCGTATCGGCAAGATCGAATACGCTGACGGCGGCACGCTGTTCCTCGATGAAATCGAAAGCCTGCCCCTGAACCTGCAGGCCAAGCTCTTGCGTGTCCTCCAGGAACGCACGGTCGAGCGGCTGGGCAGCAACGAAAGCCGGCAGCTGGACCTGCGGGTGGTGGCTGCCACCAAGTGCGATCTGGCGGAGCTTGCCGCCCGTGGCGGCTTCCGTGCCGACCTGTATTACCGCCTGCACGTGGCCATGCTGACGCTGCCGCCGCTGCGCGAGCGCAAGGACGACATCGAGGCGCTGATGACCGCTTTCATCCAGGACGCCGCCGGGCGCTTCGGCCGCCAGCCGCCACCGTGTACGGCGGCCGACTGGCAGGGCTGGCTGGCGCACGACTGGCCGGGCAATGTGCGCGAACTCAAGCACACGGCCGAGCGCTTCGTGCTGGGGTTGTGTCCGCCCGGTCCGGCCGGCGGGTCGTCTGCCGGCGAAAACGGCGAGCGCTCGCTGGCCGAGCGCGTGGACGATTTCGAGCGCGAACTGATCAGGGCCACCCTGGACCGCTGTGGCGGACAGGTCAGCCAGACGGCGCAGCAGCTGAACGTGCCGCGCAAGACCCTGTACGACAAGATGACGCGGCTGGGCATCGTGCCGGAATCGTTCCGGCGCTGA
- a CDS encoding 5-carboxymethyl-2-hydroxymuconate Delta-isomerase, translated as MPHCTLEYSANLTDFAAGRMLAALNAELLASGLFAEADIKSRAIRLEQFAVGVVPAPRAFVHLTLSVLSGRSADERAALARQALAVLEAGSIAPAGTELQLSVDVAEMERATYAKAVQHA; from the coding sequence GTGCCGCACTGCACTCTTGAATACAGCGCTAACCTGACGGACTTTGCCGCCGGCCGGATGCTGGCCGCCCTGAATGCCGAACTGCTGGCCAGCGGCCTGTTTGCCGAAGCCGACATCAAAAGCCGCGCCATCCGGCTGGAGCAGTTTGCCGTCGGCGTCGTCCCGGCGCCGCGGGCCTTTGTCCACCTGACGCTGTCGGTCCTCTCCGGTCGCAGCGCGGACGAGCGCGCAGCGCTGGCCCGGCAGGCGCTGGCCGTGCTGGAAGCCGGCTCTATCGCGCCGGCCGGCACGGAACTGCAACTGAGCGTGGACGTGGCCGAGATGGAGCGCGCCACCTATGCCAAGGCTGTGCAGCATGCCTGA